Within the Deinococcus cellulosilyticus NBRC 106333 = KACC 11606 genome, the region GGTGCATCTGACCTGGCCACATGAACAATGGCAACAGCAGGGTCATGCCTTGCAGAAGAGGCGCTCTGACTGAAGCAGTATGCTGAGACATGGACACCTTCCTGCAGCAGAAACCCGAGATCACTGGCCTGGACCTCCGTCATGACCTCATTGTGGGGATGGTGCTCACGGTGCGCTTTCAGGAACGCCACCTGATCTGCATGGGCGTGCAGGATCTCACCATCCTGGCGCATCCCCTGGTCCTGCCTGTGAGCCCTTTGCTCCTGATCTACCCGCAACACCACGACGACCCGGATGAAACGCTGTACACCATCAAGGACAATCAGGAGAAGTTCATCCGGCTGTATTGCCAGAGTTACGAGTGGACCGACGCCGTGCTGTAGGGGCGGGTTGCTTGCTCGCCCCACAATGAACGAACATCAAAAACCCTCAAACTGCAGCCTTCCTGCGTCCAACACCAAAAATGCGCCGGACCATCTTCCAGAGCAGCACAATGACGAGCACGCAGATCAGAACCAGAACCCCAATGATGCTTGCTGCCACATAAGGGTACTGATGAAGCAGGTAAAGCAGGGTGGGGGTCAGCAGGTCTTCAAACAGGCTGAGAGCCCAGTTGCTGAAAGGCTCCGGACTGGCATTGACGGTGGCCCTGGCACTGGCCTTTGCAAAATGGCTGGTGGCTGCAACAGTGCCTCCCAGAATGCCCAGTGCGTACTGCACTGAGGTGCTGTCTCCTTCTGGCACGAACTGGGCCGCAATCCAGCCTGCCACCGGAAGCCGGATGAAGGTGTGCACGGTGTCCCAGGTGGAATCCACCCAGGGAACCTTGTCTGCAAAAAACTCGATGAGCACCATCAGGCCTGTGGCCACCAGCACGTAGGGACTGCTGAGCAGGTGCATGCCTGCTGGCAGGTTGACCCAGTTCATCAGGTCGGCCATTCCGGCCAGGAACAGCACCATGTAAAGCCGCAGTCCGCTGAGCCAGCTCAGGCCCAGGCCAGAGAGGGTGGTTAAAGGGTCCATGACACCATCTTAAAAGGCTTTTCATCTGCACTCTGTGCAAAAGGGTGCATGATGGACCATGGAGGTCACCATGAAACATCTTTTGATCGTTGGATGTGCACTTCTTTCCTCACTGGCCCTGGCTGCCCCTCCAAAAGGGGATGCCAAGGCCGGAAAAACCCTTTTCCAGACCAACTGCTCGGGCTGTCATGGCTCGAAGGCTGAAGGGGCGTTTGGTCCCAAACTGGCTGGAGACGCCTCGAAATGGAAGTTTGAGCTGTTCAAGCGTGCCCTCACCAAAGGCCTGGACGACAAGGGCAAAAAACTGCAACCATCCATGCCCCACTTCAAGTTCACCGACAAGCAGATCGCGAACATACAGGCTTACCTGAAAACCCTCAAGTGAGTGCAGAGGAAATGGACAGGGTTTTCTCTACACTGTCCATTTCCTGCCATTCAATCTGCCGCTTCTTTTGCTGAGGGCTCTGACTCCAGCATCATGGTTTTCCTCAGGGATGCCAGCAGGTCCACGCCTGTGGTGTTTTCCATCTGCTGAATGAAACTGAGGATGCCTCTGGGGAGGTTGTTGAGCACCGAGTTGAAGCCCTGACCGTCTCCAGAGTCAATCACGCTCAGTTTGTCAATCTTCACATCCCTGACTGCATCTGCCACATCCTTGATGAGGCCTGGCATCATGTTGAGGATGAACGCCCGCTCTCCTGCAACTCCGCCCTGTGAGAAGGCCTCCGTGAGCAGCCTGAACGCTTCTGCTCTGGCACGACCATCTTCGATGATGGGGGCCGCTTCGGCCTGAGCTTCCAGAAGTTTTGCTTCCCGCTGGGCA harbors:
- a CDS encoding DUF4126 domain-containing protein, whose protein sequence is MDPLTTLSGLGLSWLSGLRLYMVLFLAGMADLMNWVNLPAGMHLLSSPYVLVATGLMVLIEFFADKVPWVDSTWDTVHTFIRLPVAGWIAAQFVPEGDSTSVQYALGILGGTVAATSHFAKASARATVNASPEPFSNWALSLFEDLLTPTLLYLLHQYPYVAASIIGVLVLICVLVIVLLWKMVRRIFGVGRRKAAV
- a CDS encoding c-type cytochrome; amino-acid sequence: MKHLLIVGCALLSSLALAAPPKGDAKAGKTLFQTNCSGCHGSKAEGAFGPKLAGDASKWKFELFKRALTKGLDDKGKKLQPSMPHFKFTDKQIANIQAYLKTLK